ATGACGATATTGTTCTTGATCTTCATCTGAAACTCGGGGTCGAACCGGGCGATCATCTCTGTCGTGGTATCCACGAGGGCCGGCAGGATGCTTTCGCAGGCGCGGCGCACCTCGTTCTTGATGTCATGCATGACCGGCTTGCCGTCAACCGGGAGTTCAACGCGGATATCTTCGTCGAGCGTCCGCACAAAACTGAACTTTTCCTTGAACTGGCGCACCATGTTCTTGTTGAACCTCGAATTCGGATATTTTTCGATCAAATAATTGAAGAGCTGCTCGTCAATATAATCGCCTGCGGTGAAGATGGTCTTCTGGTCCTCTTCCGAAGGGATCGTCCCGTGCATGATGCAGAAGTCGGTTGTCCCGGCGCCTATATCGATGACCAGGGCGTTGTTCAGCAGGTTCATGCCGTACGCGATCGCAAAGGGCTCGGTCACGACCATAAGGGCCTGCACGTGCTCTGCAACAGCCCGCCTGATGGCAAGCTTGTTCACCTTCAGCGAATCCGAGGGCACGCCGACAACCGCGTGGATCTGTTTGCCCGGCTCGGATTTGGCCAGGTCGATCAGGTGGCGGATGATCTCCTTGACCGCTCGCTCGCTGCTTTCGATACCCTCCTTGATAATGCCCCGTTCGAGCGGCCGGCAGAGGTCAAGGGAAAGCCGGTGCTGCAGGGCCTCTTCTCCGAAGAGCACGGGTTTGCCGATGACCTGCTCGGCGATAAAATCCTTCGGCCAACCGACATAACTCTCGATCCATTCCCGTTTGCCGTTGCTCGCAGAGATCGCGCTCCGGGACGTGCCGAGATCGATACCTACAAACAGTACATTTTCCTGATTCTGCTCATCGTTTTGCTTCATGCGTAAGGTCTCCTTTATTGAGATAATCAAATATTCCGAGTGCAAGGGAGCGGGCGATATATTCGCGGTGGCCTTCCTGCTGCAGCTCTTTTTCTTCCTCCCGGTTGCTCATGCACGAAACCTCCGCAAGCACGGAAGGCACCTCCAAGCCAAGGAGCACGACGAACGGGGCCCTCTTCACCCCGAAGTCCTGGATGCTGCTGTTTTGCTTCCTGCTGTACCGGACCATGTTCGACTGGATCGATTCTGCGAACTCCCTTGATTCCTGAAGCTTCATGGTCTTGCCGAGTTTTTCGACGATGGCCCTGAAATCGCTCAGGCCCTGTT
The sequence above is drawn from the Nitrospirota bacterium genome and encodes:
- a CDS encoding rod shape-determining protein; translated protein: MKQNDEQNQENVLFVGIDLGTSRSAISASNGKREWIESYVGWPKDFIAEQVIGKPVLFGEEALQHRLSLDLCRPLERGIIKEGIESSERAVKEIIRHLIDLAKSEPGKQIHAVVGVPSDSLKVNKLAIRRAVAEHVQALMVVTEPFAIAYGMNLLNNALVIDIGAGTTDFCIMHGTIPSEEDQKTIFTAGDYIDEQLFNYLIEKYPNSRFNKNMVRQFKEKFSFVRTLDEDIRVELPVDGKPVMHDIKNEVRRACESILPALVDTTTEMIARFDPEFQMKIKNNIVMAGGGSLIRGIDEYLQDALKEYGACKVTRVKDPLFAGSDGALKLATDMPAKYWEKL